The Blattabacterium sp. (Cryptocercus kyebangensis) region CCTGTGGAGCAGATAACTTACATGTTCATTATGAAGCTTGTCTTCATTTGAACAGAACTATTTATGCCATTAAAGAATATGGAATGAAAGTGGGTGTAGCAGTAAATCCTCATACTCCCATTTTTCTTTTACAAGATGTTATTAAAGATATAGATTTTGTTTTGTTAATGAGCGTAAATCCTGGTTTTAGCGGACAAAAATTTATTCATCAAACTTATCAAAAACTAGAAGATACTAAAGATTTGATTTTAAAAAAAAATTCTTCTGCACTTATCGAAGTAGATGGAGGTATTAATTTAGAAAATTCTTCTTTATTATTCAAAAATGGAGCAGACATATTGGTAGCAGGAACTACTATTTTTTCGAATTCTAATCCAAAAAAAATTATTCATAGAATGAAATTAGGAAGCATTTAAAATCATATTTTTGTATTCTTATTCTTTTTTTTTAAAGAATCATGATTTCTAAAGAAACTATAAAACGAATATTTTCTGCTTCTTTGATAGAAGAAGTTATCGGAGATTTCGTTTTTTTAAAAAAAAGTGGTCTAAACTATAGAGGTCTTAGTCCTTTTTCTAATGAAAAAATACCTTCTCTGATCGTTTCTCCTACAAAAAAAATATGGAAAGATTTCAGTTCTGGAAAAGGTGGAAATATCATCACTTTTCTTATGGAATACGAAAAATTAACTTATGTAGAATCCTTGCATTATCTAGCTAAAAAGTATAATATAAAGATTCATGAATCTGAAAAAAATACAGATTTTAGGAAAATAAATCATGAAAAATATGAAATTTTATACTTAATACAGAATTATGCAAAATGTTTTTTCATTAAACAATTGCATTCCACAAAAGAAGGTCAAGAAAAGGGATTGAATTATTTAATGAAAAAAAGAGGCTTTGATATGAAAACGATTCATAAATTTGAATTAGGTTATGCCAATTCCTCTTGGAAATTATTTACGGAAACAGCTTTAAAAAAAGGATTTAAAATATGTGATTTAAAAAAATCGGGTCTTACTGGATTAAAAAAATCCAATAATTTCGACTGTTTTCGTGAACGTGTCATTTTTCCAATACATGATTTGTCAGGTGGGGTTATAGGATTTGGTGGGAGGACCATTAATAGTTATTCCCGTACAACGAAATATCTAAATTCATCCGAAAACGATATTTTTCAAAAAAGTAAAATTTTGTATGGTTTATTTCAAGCGAAAAAAACTCTCTTAAGAGAGAATCTTTGTTATTTAGTAGAGGGATATGCAGATGTAATTTCTTTGTATCAATCTGGGATAAAAAATGTGGTTTCCTCTTCTGGTACTTCCTTGAGCATCGATCAAATATTGTTAATCAAGAAATTTACAAAAAATATTGTTCTTTTTTATGATGGGGATCGTTCTGGAATTCAAGCTTCTTTAAGAGTAATAAATATGTTCTTGGAACAAGAAATGAACTTACGTATATTATTTACTCATAACGGAGAAGATCCAGATACTCTTTCAAAAAAATATTCTTATTCTCAATTGAGAGATTTTTTAGGAAAAAAAAGTTATAATTTTGTTTCTTTTAAACAAAAAATGTTTGAAAAATTCTTTCAAGATGATCCAATTAAAAAATCGTTTTTAGTTTTGAATATTTTGAAGAGCATTTCAAAAGTATCCAATCTTATCCAAAGAGAATTATACATAGAAGAAGCTTCCAAAAAGCTAAAAATTCGTAAAGAAATTATAATTTATGAATTGGAAAGAATAAGTAATAAAAAAATTTATAAGAAGAAAAATAAGACTATTAGTAGTATTAGTTCAGAAAAAAACAACAAAAATATTCTTCTTCTAATTGAAGAAAAATTGATTCAGTTTATTTTAAATTATGGAGATAAGGAGGTAAAAATAGAAGGATACAAGACTACAGTTTCCGAAAAAATATTCCAGACTTTTCAATTCCATAACTTTCGTTTTTCTTTGGATTTTCATCAGAAAATATTTGACCAAATTTGTTTACAAAAAGATCCCATAAAAAAATGGAAATTTTTTGATAATCAAAATCAAAAATCCTATTCCTTATCCAAATGGAATAGAAAAGGAATTGAAGTTCCCTCCAAAGAGGAAAACATAGATCGATATCTTATGGACCTTTTATTGAAATATAAGTCCCAATATTTTTTGAAATTAATTCAACAAGAGATCAGTAATTTTCGAAAAAATATTAAAATTGATAATAAAAAAGATCTTTTGGAAAAGATAATGAATTTAACAAGTTTAAAAAATGAACTTAATAAAAAATTACATAGATATGTATAAAAATGAAAAAATATTCCTTCTAGAATTTATGTAAAAGGATAGAATCCTTGTTTTATTTTTGATTCTTATAAGAATTTTGGTAAATTCGTTCATATAAAATATTGAAAAATGAATACATTAATTGCAAAAAAAGCGCCTGATTTTACAGCTAATGCAGTATTGAATGGGAAAGAAATTGTTCCAAATTTTACTTTGGAACAATTTAAGGGAAGGAAGTATGTCTTGCTATTTTTCTATCCTAAAGATTTTACTTTTGTATGTCCAACAGAAATATATGCATTTCAAGAAAAGATGAAGGATTTTGAATCTAGAAATGTACAAATAATTGCTATATCTACAGATACAGAACAATCTCACTGGGCTTGGTTGCAGATTCCAAAAGAAAAAGGGGGTATATATGGAGTTACATATCCTATCGTTTCCGATATCAATAAAACTATATCCCATAACTATGGAGTTTTGTCTGCAAATTGGATTTGCAATAATGAAGAATTGAAATCAACGGGAGAAATGATTGCTTATAGAGGATTGTTTTTAATAGATAAAAAGGGGATTATAAGACATCTTTTAATTAATGACTTTCCTTTGGGTAGAAATGTAGATGAAGCAATTCGTATGATAGATGCACTTCAGTATTATGAAAAAATTGGAGAAGTTTGTCCAGCAAATTGGAAAAAAGGGGAAAAATCTATGGTTGCTAGTCATAGTGGAATTTTAGATTATTTCTCTTCTTAAAAAAGGTTTATTTCCGGTAAATAATATTATTTTTCATAGAAATGGATAAAAAAAAAGTTGCATTTTATACAATGGGGTGCAAACTGAATTATGCAGAAACTTCCACTATAGAGAGAAAATTTTCTAATTTAAATTATGAACATGTTTCTTTCAAGGAAGTTGCAGATATTTATGTGATAAATAGTTGTTCTGTAACAAAAAATGCAGATTCGGAATTTAAGTACATTGTACGTTCTTTTATGAAGAAAAATTCAAAATCTTTTATTATTGCAGTAGGATGTTATGCACAACTGAATCCTAAAGAAATTTCTTATATACGTGGCGTAGACATGGTATTGGGTTCTGAAGAAAAATTTAAAATAACTGATTATCTAAATAAAGTCCTTTTATTCAAAAGATATCCTGCAAAAATTATTTCAAAAAAAACATCTTCTTATTTTTCATCGTATTCTATTGGAGATAGAACTCGTTCTTTTTTAAAAATACAGGATGGATGTGATTACAAGTGTAGTTATTGTATTATTCCTATGGCAAGAGGGCCCTCTCGATCTGAGAGTATAGAAAATATATTGAAAAAAATAAGGCTACTTTTTAATAAGGGGGTCAAAGAGATAGTATTAACGGGGATAAATATTGGAGACTATGGGAAAAAAATATATGGGATCCATGAACGTCGCCCCTATACATTTTTTGATTTAATACAGGCTATAGATCAAATCAAAGAAAAGGGTAGAATACGTTTATCTTCAATAGAACCTAATTTATTGAAAAAAGAATGTATTGAATTTTTATCGAAAAGCAAACATTTTGTTCCACACTTTCATATTCCTTTACAATCTGGAAGTAACGATATATTGGGAAAAATGCAAAGACGTTATAGAAGAGAACTTTATCAAGAAAAAGTGAAAATTATCCGGAATTTAATTCCAGATGCTTATATAGGTTCAGATATTATTGTTGGATTTCCTGGAGAAACACATAAACATTTTTTAGAAACTTTTCATTTTTTGAAAAAATTAGAAATTTCTTCTTTACATATATTTTCTTATTCTGAAAGACCCCATACTAAATCTATAGCTATACATGGAAAAGTATCTAAAAAAATACAATGGAAACGGAACAAAATATTAAGAATTCTTTCCAAAAAAAAATATCTTTTTTTTTGTGAAAGACAAATTTATACGAAAAAAACTGTTTTGTTTGAGAATGATTCTACGAATAACGAATATTTGTATGGATATACAGAAAATTATATTCGAACAAAGATATCTTCAAATCCCACATTTCAAAATACATTACAAAATGTACTTTTAACGGAAGTAGATAAAGATGGAATCATGATTTCTAAATCTATTAGATAACTTTTCTTTTTATATTTATAAGAAATTCTACATTAAAAATTTCTTTAAAAGATCTTTTTAATAGATATTTTGTATCGGAAAAGGATATCTTATTTTTTAATTCTTTCTCTAAAGAAGTTACTTCTTTATTGAGAAGACCACAAGGAATGATGTAATCAAAATATCGTAAATCTGTATTTACGTTTAGAGCAAAACCATGCATGGTTACCCAACGACTCATTC contains the following coding sequences:
- the mtaB gene encoding tRNA (N(6)-L-threonylcarbamoyladenosine(37)-C(2))-methylthiotransferase MtaB, whose amino-acid sequence is MDKKKVAFYTMGCKLNYAETSTIERKFSNLNYEHVSFKEVADIYVINSCSVTKNADSEFKYIVRSFMKKNSKSFIIAVGCYAQLNPKEISYIRGVDMVLGSEEKFKITDYLNKVLLFKRYPAKIISKKTSSYFSSYSIGDRTRSFLKIQDGCDYKCSYCIIPMARGPSRSESIENILKKIRLLFNKGVKEIVLTGINIGDYGKKIYGIHERRPYTFFDLIQAIDQIKEKGRIRLSSIEPNLLKKECIEFLSKSKHFVPHFHIPLQSGSNDILGKMQRRYRRELYQEKVKIIRNLIPDAYIGSDIIVGFPGETHKHFLETFHFLKKLEISSLHIFSYSERPHTKSIAIHGKVSKKIQWKRNKILRILSKKKYLFFCERQIYTKKTVLFENDSTNNEYLYGYTENYIRTKISSNPTFQNTLQNVLLTEVDKDGIMISKSIR
- the rpe gene encoding ribulose-phosphate 3-epimerase gives rise to the protein MKKIISPSLLSADLAFLYRDIEMLNKSEADWFHIDIMDYSFVSNISFGTLFIKHVKKYTHKPIDVHLMIMQPEHYIEEFKSCGADNLHVHYEACLHLNRTIYAIKEYGMKVGVAVNPHTPIFLLQDVIKDIDFVLLMSVNPGFSGQKFIHQTYQKLEDTKDLILKKNSSALIEVDGGINLENSSLLFKNGADILVAGTTIFSNSNPKKIIHRMKLGSI
- the dnaG gene encoding DNA primase — translated: MISKETIKRIFSASLIEEVIGDFVFLKKSGLNYRGLSPFSNEKIPSLIVSPTKKIWKDFSSGKGGNIITFLMEYEKLTYVESLHYLAKKYNIKIHESEKNTDFRKINHEKYEILYLIQNYAKCFFIKQLHSTKEGQEKGLNYLMKKRGFDMKTIHKFELGYANSSWKLFTETALKKGFKICDLKKSGLTGLKKSNNFDCFRERVIFPIHDLSGGVIGFGGRTINSYSRTTKYLNSSENDIFQKSKILYGLFQAKKTLLRENLCYLVEGYADVISLYQSGIKNVVSSSGTSLSIDQILLIKKFTKNIVLFYDGDRSGIQASLRVINMFLEQEMNLRILFTHNGEDPDTLSKKYSYSQLRDFLGKKSYNFVSFKQKMFEKFFQDDPIKKSFLVLNILKSISKVSNLIQRELYIEEASKKLKIRKEIIIYELERISNKKIYKKKNKTISSISSEKNNKNILLLIEEKLIQFILNYGDKEVKIEGYKTTVSEKIFQTFQFHNFRFSLDFHQKIFDQICLQKDPIKKWKFFDNQNQKSYSLSKWNRKGIEVPSKEENIDRYLMDLLLKYKSQYFLKLIQQEISNFRKNIKIDNKKDLLEKIMNLTSLKNELNKKLHRYV
- a CDS encoding peroxiredoxin yields the protein MNTLIAKKAPDFTANAVLNGKEIVPNFTLEQFKGRKYVLLFFYPKDFTFVCPTEIYAFQEKMKDFESRNVQIIAISTDTEQSHWAWLQIPKEKGGIYGVTYPIVSDINKTISHNYGVLSANWICNNEELKSTGEMIAYRGLFLIDKKGIIRHLLINDFPLGRNVDEAIRMIDALQYYEKIGEVCPANWKKGEKSMVASHSGILDYFSS